A DNA window from Candidatus Neomarinimicrobiota bacterium contains the following coding sequences:
- a CDS encoding ABC transporter ATP-binding protein → MENSTLIKTQGLVKRYPVGTGHFTALKGIDLNVDSGEFVGLVGPSGSGKTTLLNIIGALDAPSEGKVEVLGKDLSTLTGAQAAKHRSAFMGFIFQTYNLLPVYTAFENVEFPLLLLGKSAEERKDMVMQALEWVGIADKAESRPKMLSGGESQRVAIARAMVKQPKLVLADEPTANLDAKNSHHILETMVKLNQELGTTFVFATHDEKVISYLRRKVTLVDGAIQSDETS, encoded by the coding sequence ATGGAAAATAGCACACTGATCAAAACTCAAGGTCTCGTGAAACGCTATCCTGTGGGGACAGGTCACTTTACAGCCCTGAAGGGAATAGACCTAAACGTAGATTCGGGGGAATTTGTGGGACTGGTTGGACCATCAGGATCAGGAAAAACAACACTACTCAATATTATTGGGGCTCTAGACGCACCCAGTGAAGGCAAAGTAGAGGTTTTGGGAAAAGACCTTTCGACTCTGACTGGTGCCCAGGCTGCCAAACACCGCAGCGCATTTATGGGATTTATTTTCCAAACCTACAATCTGTTGCCGGTCTATACAGCTTTTGAGAATGTTGAATTCCCATTGCTACTCCTGGGGAAATCAGCTGAAGAGCGTAAAGATATGGTTATGCAAGCGCTTGAGTGGGTAGGTATCGCTGATAAAGCCGAGAGTCGTCCCAAAATGCTTTCTGGTGGTGAGAGTCAGCGTGTTGCCATCGCCCGGGCCATGGTGAAACAACCCAAACTGGTACTGGCCGACGAGCCGACAGCCAATCTTGATGCCAAGAATAGTCATCATATTCTGGAAACCATGGTCAAGCTAAACCAGGAGCTGGGAACCACATTTGTGTTTGCCACCCATGATGAGAAGGTGATCAGTTATTTACGTCGTAAGGTCACCCTGGTGGATGGTGCAATTCAATCCGACGAAACCAGTTGA
- a CDS encoding ABC transporter permease yields MILIKLAWRNLVGAGLRTWLNVLVLAMAFILMIWGKGVVDGMAYQLNDAMTNIEFGKGGQLWHSEFDATDPLTIEDSHALYPEEISARLSDHSAAPILIRQGTIYPDGRMQTILVKGIPPEQKVMDLPTDKIVMGATGLTPALIGQKMADKSGLEVGDLLTVRWRDASGTFDAREVEIVHIMNTVVQTVDRNQIWIPLEELQAMSNLEGQATVIALDDDFVGTPTSAAWVYRDLDFLMKDMNDMIKSKNFGGNVMYGILFAIALLAIFDTQVLAIFRRKKEMGTLMALGLTRAKVIGLFTIEGSMHGLIAFVAGFILGSPLFYLMTTKGYAIPGDMDDYGMALGNVIYGKYGPDLLLGTTFLLFLTVVIVSYLPTRKISKLTPTDALRGK; encoded by the coding sequence ATGATTTTAATTAAACTTGCTTGGCGAAACCTAGTAGGTGCCGGTTTACGAACCTGGTTGAATGTCCTGGTATTAGCGATGGCATTTATACTCATGATCTGGGGAAAAGGTGTTGTGGATGGAATGGCCTATCAATTGAACGATGCCATGACCAATATCGAGTTTGGTAAGGGGGGTCAACTCTGGCACAGCGAATTCGATGCCACAGATCCTCTCACCATTGAAGATTCTCATGCTCTTTATCCTGAAGAAATAAGCGCTCGATTATCAGATCATTCAGCCGCGCCAATACTCATCAGACAGGGGACCATTTATCCAGATGGCCGAATGCAGACCATCCTGGTCAAAGGGATTCCGCCCGAACAAAAGGTAATGGATTTACCCACAGATAAGATTGTCATGGGAGCAACTGGTTTAACTCCTGCTCTCATCGGACAAAAAATGGCTGACAAATCGGGTCTGGAAGTGGGGGACTTGCTCACGGTTCGCTGGCGGGATGCCAGTGGCACTTTTGATGCGAGGGAAGTGGAGATTGTCCACATCATGAACACTGTCGTGCAGACCGTAGATCGTAACCAAATCTGGATACCCCTGGAAGAATTACAAGCGATGTCAAATCTGGAAGGCCAGGCAACAGTAATTGCCCTGGATGATGATTTTGTGGGTACACCTACGAGTGCAGCTTGGGTGTATCGCGATCTTGATTTTCTTATGAAAGACATGAATGACATGATCAAGAGTAAGAATTTTGGTGGAAATGTTATGTATGGGATTCTCTTCGCGATTGCACTTCTGGCCATCTTTGATACTCAAGTCTTAGCCATTTTCCGTCGCAAAAAAGAAATGGGTACCCTCATGGCTTTGGGTTTGACCCGAGCAAAGGTCATTGGGCTTTTTACTATTGAAGGCAGTATGCATGGACTCATTGCCTTCGTAGCAGGCTTCATTCTTGGATCGCCGCTCTTTTATCTGATGACCACGAAGGGTTATGCCATCCCGGGTGATATGGATGATTATGGTATGGCTTTGGGGAATGTAATCTATGGTAAATACGGTCCAGATCTCCTACTGGGAACCACCTTTCTATTATTTCTAACCGTGGTGATAGTGAGTTATCTACCCACGCGGAAAATCTCCAAACTCACCCCAACTGATGCGCTGAGGGGGAAATAA